One window of the Staphylococcus equorum genome contains the following:
- a CDS encoding GNAT family N-acetyltransferase, with the protein MEKLSLKQKQYITEIADIHESELAKQNEDYSKSRLSVGLREEMINHVLKYNTDLVWLETQKEELIGFIWARYLKDYNKVIIEMLYVNEAFRKQGIATRFKNEVEAWARAVGALKIESTVDSHNVQMQQLNRNMDYQISKVIMTKNLRVNNEDNREK; encoded by the coding sequence ATGGAAAAACTTTCACTTAAACAAAAACAATATATTACTGAAATTGCAGACATACATGAAAGTGAACTTGCAAAACAAAATGAAGATTATAGTAAAAGCCGGTTATCTGTTGGATTACGTGAAGAAATGATAAATCATGTGCTGAAATATAATACAGATTTAGTATGGCTCGAAACACAGAAGGAAGAACTTATAGGTTTTATTTGGGCACGCTATTTGAAAGATTATAATAAAGTGATAATAGAAATGCTATATGTTAATGAAGCATTTCGTAAGCAAGGGATTGCTACGCGTTTTAAAAATGAAGTCGAAGCATGGGCAAGAGCAGTAGGCGCTCTAAAAATTGAAAGCACAGTGGACAGTCACAATGTTCAGATGCAACAATTAAATCGAAATATGGACTATCAAATAAGTAAAGTCATAATGACTAAAAATTTAAGGGTAAATAATGAAGATAATAGAGAAAAATGA
- a CDS encoding DUF1129 family protein — protein sequence MKSTDKLMRENNVKALRLNNTDRDAFENYMTYVRADLSVNPHDSEKMLNRILNQLLEAEKEGILAMDFFEHDPKSHAKKELKKLPNETILNIFKYIIQHIFLLFGIFCFLKGFIGFFIGAKRLYLYSFPLVVLVGIFIIFLFIWMIFRTVQMQCFTKSHWTWILTYVVILLLLYAIFYVFFIPQSFLAFGPYILISNWTFIIISFIVIPIALFIDHHYTNKDTNTSL from the coding sequence ATGAAATCTACTGACAAATTAATGCGAGAAAATAATGTAAAAGCTTTGCGATTAAATAATACAGATAGAGATGCATTCGAAAATTACATGACATACGTCCGAGCAGATTTAAGTGTTAATCCTCACGATTCTGAAAAAATGTTGAATCGCATTTTAAATCAATTATTGGAAGCTGAAAAAGAAGGTATACTCGCCATGGATTTCTTTGAACATGATCCTAAGTCACATGCCAAAAAGGAACTTAAAAAATTACCAAATGAAACAATTTTAAATATATTTAAATACATAATTCAGCACATCTTTTTGTTATTTGGTATTTTTTGTTTCCTTAAAGGATTTATTGGCTTTTTCATTGGTGCGAAGCGATTATATTTATATTCATTTCCTCTTGTTGTATTAGTAGGAATTTTCATCATTTTTCTATTTATATGGATGATATTCCGAACTGTACAAATGCAGTGCTTTACAAAATCACATTGGACATGGATATTAACGTATGTCGTCATTTTATTACTATTATATGCAATATTTTATGTATTTTTCATTCCTCAATCATTTTTAGCATTTGGGCCTTATATATTAATAAGTAATTGGACCTTTATTATAATCTCATTTATCGTTATACCCATCGCTTTATTTATTGATCATCACTATACAAATAAAGATACAAATACATCTTTATAA
- a CDS encoding MFS transporter: MKYPIAIWMLAIGAFAIGMTEFVIMGLLPNIARDFDVTVSQAGQLITGYALGVAIGGPIIVMLTIKWNRKYLLLALMAIFILGNFAASFSTSYGFMMTSRIITSLAHGSFFGIGSILAANMVRPEKRASAMALMFMGLSLSNILGVPFGTLIGQNFGWPMTFIIISIIGTLALIGIIIFVPMQRDTVKSSMKKELQILKEKRLWLTLAVTLFGFSSVFAYFTYISTVLTDVSNVQENLISYLLIIFGVGVTLGNVVGGKLADWNLNKALQIIFSIFIVYFLLLYFIQMNGFLMVAGIFFFGLIGFSMSPSLQFKSTIISKDAPTLASTLNQSAFNLGNALGAFIGGVVVTNLPIASLSLIAPILTAIGLIFLFISIAVERKEGMAP, translated from the coding sequence ATGAAATATCCAATTGCTATATGGATGCTTGCAATCGGTGCGTTTGCAATAGGTATGACAGAATTTGTAATTATGGGATTATTACCTAATATTGCACGGGATTTTGACGTAACTGTAAGTCAGGCAGGGCAACTGATAACTGGTTATGCATTAGGTGTTGCAATCGGCGGGCCTATCATAGTTATGTTGACGATTAAATGGAATAGAAAATATTTACTACTAGCTTTAATGGCTATTTTTATATTAGGGAATTTTGCTGCTTCATTTAGTACGAGTTATGGATTTATGATGACAAGTCGTATCATTACATCGTTGGCTCATGGTTCATTCTTTGGTATAGGTTCTATTTTAGCTGCGAATATGGTGCGGCCAGAGAAACGTGCAAGTGCGATGGCACTAATGTTTATGGGATTAAGTTTAAGTAATATTTTAGGTGTACCATTCGGGACATTAATTGGTCAAAACTTTGGCTGGCCGATGACGTTTATTATTATTTCTATTATAGGAACACTAGCACTTATAGGCATTATTATTTTTGTGCCTATGCAACGTGATACAGTAAAATCATCAATGAAAAAAGAACTACAAATTTTAAAAGAAAAACGTTTGTGGTTAACTTTAGCAGTGACATTATTTGGTTTCAGTAGTGTATTTGCATACTTCACTTATATTTCTACAGTATTGACTGATGTATCAAATGTACAAGAAAACTTGATTTCATATCTGTTAATTATTTTTGGGGTAGGTGTTACATTAGGTAACGTCGTTGGTGGTAAACTTGCGGATTGGAATTTAAATAAAGCGTTACAAATTATTTTCTCAATCTTTATCGTTTACTTCTTACTATTATACTTTATACAAATGAATGGTTTCTTAATGGTAGCAGGCATATTCTTCTTTGGTTTAATCGGCTTTAGTATGAGTCCATCATTACAATTTAAAAGTACGATTATTTCTAAAGATGCACCTACGCTTGCAAGTACATTAAACCAATCTGCATTTAATTTAGGCAATGCGCTTGGTGCCTTTATTGGTGGCGTTGTCGTGACGAATTTACCGATAGCATCATTAAGTCTAATTGCGCCAATACTAACTGCAATCGGTCTGATATTCTTGTTTATTAGTATCGCTGTGGAAAGAAAAGAAGGCATGGCACCATAA
- a CDS encoding DUF456 domain-containing protein, producing the protein MTVILWILIIASFVLAFVGLIKPIIPSVLVLWVGFLIYQFAFHNGNLSWIFYISMILFTVFILVADFIMNKYFVNKFGGSKLSEYAALIGVIVGCFVFPPFGIIIIPFIAVLVVEMIQEPNFSKALKASFGSIVAFLASAVAQGIIMFIMVVWFFIDALLIN; encoded by the coding sequence ATGACAGTAATTTTATGGATATTAATTATCGCATCATTTGTCTTAGCATTTGTAGGTTTAATTAAACCTATTATTCCATCAGTGCTTGTATTATGGGTAGGGTTTTTAATTTATCAATTCGCATTTCATAATGGCAATTTATCATGGATATTCTATATATCAATGATTTTATTCACCGTGTTTATTTTAGTAGCAGATTTTATCATGAATAAATATTTTGTAAATAAATTTGGTGGTTCTAAACTTAGCGAGTATGCGGCGCTCATTGGTGTAATCGTAGGTTGCTTTGTATTTCCACCATTTGGAATTATTATTATTCCATTTATCGCGGTATTAGTTGTTGAAATGATACAAGAACCCAACTTTTCAAAGGCTTTAAAAGCAAGTTTTGGGTCTATCGTAGCATTTTTAGCGAGTGCTGTTGCACAAGGGATTATCATGTTTATCATGGTAGTGTGGTTCTTTATCGATGCATTACTAATTAATTAA
- a CDS encoding sugar efflux transporter gives MFSALLHIKNYKLFVVNMMLLGMGISITVPYLVLFATNDLGMTSTQYGLLLALAAISQFIMNTIVARFSDTHNINRKVIIITALLMGAVSFSIYFYIHEVWIFIVMYAVFQGFFAPAMPQMYASARESINVSASRDRAKFANAVLRSMFSFGFLFGPLIGALLLGVNGYAGLFTGTVTIILFTLMLQVFFFKDIKTKQTTTDVNHIEAKAPNMLHDKALFVPFLAFILLHIGQWMYTLNMPLFVTKYLNEAEGYVGGLASLCAGLEVPFMVVLGILSAKLTTRVLLMLGGLFGGLFYFSIGVFENLVMMFVGQVFLAIFLAILLGLGISYFQDILPDFPGYASTLFANAMVIGQLCGNLLGGIMSHWVGLGNVFFVSATAIFLGMILIYFTKDQKFTEESME, from the coding sequence ATGTTTAGTGCTTTATTACATATTAAGAATTACAAACTATTTGTAGTCAATATGATGCTTTTAGGTATGGGAATTTCAATCACTGTACCTTATCTTGTTTTATTTGCGACCAATGATTTGGGTATGACTTCTACACAATATGGTCTGCTATTAGCATTAGCAGCAATCAGCCAATTTATAATGAACACAATTGTTGCACGCTTTTCTGATACACACAATATAAATAGGAAAGTCATAATCATTACAGCATTGTTAATGGGTGCTGTTAGTTTTTCTATTTACTTCTATATTCATGAAGTATGGATATTTATTGTTATGTATGCCGTTTTTCAAGGGTTTTTCGCGCCCGCAATGCCTCAAATGTATGCTTCAGCTAGAGAGTCTATCAATGTTTCGGCTTCAAGAGATAGAGCGAAGTTTGCTAATGCCGTATTGCGTTCCATGTTCTCATTTGGATTCTTATTTGGTCCGTTAATCGGCGCTTTATTATTAGGTGTTAATGGTTACGCAGGGTTATTTACTGGAACTGTTACCATTATTTTATTTACACTGATGTTACAGGTATTCTTTTTTAAAGATATCAAAACAAAACAAACCACAACTGATGTGAATCACATTGAGGCGAAAGCACCTAATATGTTACATGATAAGGCCTTATTCGTTCCATTTTTAGCCTTTATTTTATTACATATTGGTCAATGGATGTATACATTGAATATGCCGTTGTTCGTCACTAAATATTTGAATGAAGCTGAAGGGTATGTAGGTGGTTTAGCCAGTCTATGTGCCGGTTTAGAAGTTCCATTTATGGTCGTGTTAGGTATTTTATCTGCGAAACTCACGACACGTGTGCTACTGATGTTAGGTGGATTGTTTGGTGGCCTGTTTTACTTTAGTATTGGTGTGTTCGAAAATTTGGTGATGATGTTTGTCGGCCAAGTATTTTTAGCTATTTTCTTAGCGATATTACTTGGTTTAGGCATCAGTTATTTCCAAGATATTTTACCAGATTTTCCAGGATATGCATCTACACTTTTTGCTAACGCGATGGTGATAGGTCAGTTATGTGGGAACTTATTAGGTGGAATTATGAGTCACTGGGTAGGTTTGGGAAATGTATTCTTTGTATCAGCGACAGCTATATTTTTAGGTATGATATTAATATACTTTACAAAAGATCAAAAATTCACAGAAGAAAGTATGGAGTAG
- a CDS encoding LysR family transcriptional regulator, giving the protein MKIDDYRLLTTLDETRTLRKAAEILYISQPAVTQRLKSIENTFGVNVFIRTKKQLITTTEGSMIIEHARDMLNKERLFLDKMQAHIGEVNGTISIGCSSLIGQTLLPQVLNLFTRQFPNVEIQVQVGSSEQIKANHRDYHVMIIRGNKIMNLSNTHLFNDDHYFINPKNRYDDVDKMPFIEFQADPIYINQIKEWYGSQIGQDYHAMITVDQVATCKEMLLNGVGVTILPEIMMKHLDRDQFEFRRVNIDEKPLIRSTFLSYDSSMLQLPQVESFINLMMEYVE; this is encoded by the coding sequence ATGAAGATTGACGATTATCGCTTGTTAACCACTTTAGATGAAACAAGAACACTAAGGAAAGCAGCAGAAATATTATATATATCACAACCTGCAGTAACACAACGTTTAAAATCAATTGAAAATACTTTTGGTGTAAATGTTTTTATACGTACTAAGAAACAATTGATTACTACAACAGAAGGTTCGATGATTATAGAGCATGCTAGAGATATGCTGAACAAAGAGCGTTTATTTTTAGATAAAATGCAAGCGCACATTGGTGAAGTCAACGGTACGATTTCAATCGGTTGTTCTTCATTAATCGGACAGACTTTATTACCGCAAGTATTAAACTTATTTACACGCCAATTTCCTAATGTAGAGATTCAAGTTCAAGTAGGTTCGAGTGAACAAATTAAAGCAAACCATAGAGATTACCATGTGATGATTATACGTGGTAATAAAATTATGAACTTAAGTAATACACATTTATTTAATGACGATCATTATTTTATTAATCCTAAAAATCGTTACGATGATGTTGATAAAATGCCATTTATTGAATTTCAAGCAGATCCAATTTATATTAATCAAATTAAAGAATGGTATGGGAGTCAAATAGGACAGGATTATCATGCTATGATTACTGTTGATCAAGTGGCCACGTGTAAAGAGATGCTGTTAAATGGTGTCGGTGTAACAATTTTGCCTGAGATCATGATGAAGCATTTAGACCGTGACCAGTTTGAATTTAGACGCGTAAATATAGATGAAAAACCATTGATTCGTTCCACATTTTTAAGTTACGATTCTAGCATGTTACAATTGCCTCAAGTAGAATCATTTATCAATTTAATGATGGAATATGTTGAATAA
- a CDS encoding DUF402 domain-containing protein, with protein sequence MKVKYIDKRHWRRIIDKEYTEVKVNNNKFKGIIGLVTMKKVREPLEVTVVGQNIIVADDNYQWLQILPEKKRYSITVMLDDKGNPLEYYFDINIKNVTQKGNARTIDLCLDVLVLPNGEYELVDEDDLQRALDQGQITKKQFHEAYIIAHQLMIKIEADFSTMKDKIMYCYYKIKQKSKNQHHPLHGKAKYNEQKHKHKPYKAKQHDHKHPNKHIKSENHNQQSSNHNQNHSTHRDSEPEL encoded by the coding sequence GTGAAAGTAAAATATATTGATAAGCGTCACTGGCGTCGTATCATTGACAAAGAGTATACAGAAGTCAAAGTAAACAACAACAAGTTCAAGGGTATTATTGGTTTGGTGACGATGAAAAAAGTACGTGAACCATTAGAGGTGACAGTGGTGGGCCAAAATATTATTGTTGCGGATGATAACTATCAATGGCTACAAATCTTGCCCGAAAAAAAACGATATAGTATTACAGTGATGCTAGATGACAAGGGCAACCCATTAGAATATTACTTTGATATAAATATTAAGAATGTTACACAAAAAGGAAACGCACGTACAATAGATTTATGTTTAGATGTACTTGTATTGCCAAATGGGGAATATGAACTTGTAGATGAAGACGATTTACAACGTGCTTTAGATCAAGGACAAATTACTAAAAAGCAGTTTCACGAAGCATATATTATTGCGCATCAATTAATGATAAAAATTGAGGCTGATTTTTCAACGATGAAAGATAAAATCATGTATTGTTATTACAAGATTAAACAAAAATCAAAAAATCAACACCACCCATTACATGGTAAAGCCAAATATAATGAGCAAAAGCATAAACATAAACCATACAAAGCTAAACAACACGATCATAAACATCCAAATAAGCATATTAAAAGTGAAAACCACAATCAACAAAGTAGCAATCACAACCAAAATCATTCAACACATCGCGACTCAGAACCAGAACTTTAA
- a CDS encoding 5-methyltetrahydropteroyltriglutamate--homocysteine S-methyltransferase has protein sequence MAVIQRPFRADHVGSLLRPQRLKDARKDYQNEVIDAQALRDIEDEEIEHIIEKQLEVGLHSITDGEFRRSWWHFDFLENLDGVNGYTSERGLAFEGVETRNHNVKVESKVAFNPNHPHFEHFKFLYDKVNGRATAKVSIPSPNQLFHPNILNEDIYPDIEDYAHDVAQAYRESLLKFYELGARYIQLDDVYWANLTSGSQKTRGRDRTEADKEAARQLAYRVVNEAVQDLPEDLLITTHICRGNYQSTWAISGGYEPVAPYLFKENLGGFFLEYDDDRSGDFEPLRFFPKENSAAVLGLFTSKTGDLEDKSAILARVKEAQQYVDLDQICLSPQCGFASTEEGNKLTEDEQWKKLAYVVEIANEVFGTAK, from the coding sequence ATGGCAGTCATTCAAAGACCTTTTAGAGCGGATCATGTTGGTAGTTTATTAAGACCACAACGCCTAAAAGATGCACGTAAAGATTATCAAAATGAAGTCATCGATGCACAAGCATTACGAGATATCGAGGACGAAGAAATTGAGCACATCATAGAGAAACAACTAGAAGTAGGTTTACATAGCATCACTGATGGTGAATTCCGCAGAAGCTGGTGGCATTTCGATTTCTTGGAAAATTTAGACGGTGTCAATGGCTATACTTCTGAGCGTGGTTTAGCATTTGAAGGCGTTGAAACTAGAAATCATAATGTTAAAGTTGAGAGTAAAGTCGCTTTTAACCCAAATCATCCACATTTTGAACACTTCAAATTTTTATATGACAAGGTTAATGGACGTGCAACAGCAAAAGTATCTATCCCAAGTCCAAACCAACTGTTCCATCCAAATATCTTAAATGAAGACATCTATCCTGATATCGAGGATTATGCACATGATGTTGCTCAGGCATATCGTGAAAGTTTGCTCAAATTTTATGAATTAGGCGCACGTTACATTCAATTAGATGATGTTTATTGGGCTAACCTAACTTCTGGTTCTCAGAAAACACGTGGCCGTGACCGTACTGAAGCAGACAAAGAAGCAGCACGTCAGCTTGCATATCGTGTTGTAAATGAAGCAGTCCAAGATTTACCAGAAGATCTACTCATTACTACACATATTTGTCGTGGTAATTATCAATCAACTTGGGCAATTTCAGGTGGCTATGAGCCAGTCGCACCTTATTTATTCAAAGAAAATTTAGGTGGCTTTTTCCTAGAATATGACGATGATCGTTCAGGTGATTTTGAGCCATTACGCTTTTTCCCTAAAGAAAATTCAGCAGCTGTATTAGGTCTTTTCACTTCAAAAACAGGTGACTTAGAAGATAAATCTGCCATACTTGCACGTGTTAAAGAAGCACAACAATATGTTGATTTAGATCAAATTTGTTTAAGTCCACAATGTGGCTTTGCTTCAACAGAAGAAGGCAATAAACTGACTGAAGATGAGCAATGGAAAAAACTAGCTTACGTTGTAGAAATTGCAAACGAAGTCTTTGGAACAGCAAAATAA
- a CDS encoding cupin domain-containing protein yields the protein MGKNIQYWLNQLDLQPHPEGGYYKEIIKAKSNNLNERPVYSSIYFLLTHDNISHFHRIDADEIWYYHAGDSLTVHMIHSDGRYQSVSIGKDLEAGDVLQYVVPKETIFASSIEGENGYALVGCMCQPAFEFEHFELLSKEWLNNQFPSLKDIHERYALSESDIAGN from the coding sequence ATGGGTAAAAATATCCAGTATTGGCTTAATCAACTAGATTTACAACCCCATCCAGAAGGGGGCTATTATAAAGAGATTATCAAAGCTAAATCAAATAATCTAAATGAAAGACCAGTATATTCAAGTATTTATTTCTTGTTAACACATGACAATATATCGCATTTTCATCGTATCGATGCAGATGAAATATGGTATTACCACGCTGGAGATTCTTTAACAGTGCATATGATTCATTCAGATGGACGTTATCAAAGTGTGTCAATAGGCAAAGACCTTGAAGCGGGTGATGTTTTACAATATGTAGTTCCAAAAGAAACGATTTTTGCTTCTTCAATTGAAGGTGAAAATGGTTATGCACTTGTAGGCTGTATGTGCCAACCTGCATTTGAATTTGAACATTTTGAACTATTGAGTAAAGAATGGTTGAATAATCAATTTCCAAGTTTAAAAGATATACATGAACGCTATGCTTTATCCGAAAGTGATATAGCTGGAAATTAA
- a CDS encoding YebC/PmpR family DNA-binding transcriptional regulator translates to MGRKWNNIKEKKAQKDKNTSRIYAKFGKEIYVAAKSGEPDPESNQALRLTLERAKTYSVPNHIIDRAIEKAKGASEENYDELRYEGFGPNGSMIIVDALTENVNRTASDVRAAFGKNGGNMGVSGSVAYMFDHTAVFGIEGKSADDTLEALMEKDIDVRDIVEENGLTIIYAEPDQFAQVQDALRETGVEEFKVAEFEMLPQSDIELSEEDQEAFETLVDALEDLEDVQNVFHNVDLK, encoded by the coding sequence ATGGGACGTAAGTGGAATAATATTAAAGAGAAAAAAGCGCAAAAGGACAAAAATACAAGTCGAATTTATGCTAAATTCGGTAAAGAAATTTATGTAGCGGCTAAATCAGGTGAACCAGATCCGGAATCAAACCAAGCGCTAAGATTAACTTTAGAAAGAGCTAAGACTTATTCTGTACCGAATCATATTATTGATCGAGCGATAGAAAAAGCTAAAGGAGCAAGTGAAGAAAACTACGATGAATTAAGATATGAAGGTTTTGGACCAAATGGTTCAATGATTATCGTAGACGCATTAACAGAAAATGTGAATAGAACTGCTTCTGATGTACGTGCAGCTTTTGGTAAAAATGGCGGTAATATGGGAGTTTCAGGCTCAGTTGCGTATATGTTTGATCATACGGCTGTGTTTGGTATTGAAGGCAAATCAGCAGACGATACGTTAGAAGCGTTGATGGAAAAAGATATCGATGTGAGAGATATCGTTGAAGAAAATGGGTTAACTATTATTTACGCTGAACCAGATCAGTTTGCTCAAGTTCAAGATGCTCTACGTGAAACAGGTGTCGAAGAATTTAAGGTTGCTGAATTTGAGATGTTGCCACAATCAGATATAGAATTATCTGAAGAAGATCAAGAAGCTTTTGAAACACTAGTTGATGCTTTAGAAGATTTAGAAGACGTTCAAAACGTTTTCCATAATGTGGACTTGAAGTAA
- a CDS encoding transcriptional regulator, SarA/Rot family: MNEEKKAQFLNVYKKYKSLTHYIEQKYKLTINDVAVLELVQQNCSEKYMLMQPFLKIATAELDLSRTKVLASIRRLIDQDRVSKLRSTEDERKVYLLMNEKNAAHYEALLDEIESYTE, encoded by the coding sequence ATGAATGAAGAGAAAAAGGCTCAATTTTTAAATGTTTATAAAAAATATAAAAGTTTAACGCATTACATAGAACAAAAATATAAATTGACAATAAATGATGTAGCAGTTTTAGAATTGGTTCAACAAAATTGTAGTGAAAAATATATGTTGATGCAGCCATTTTTAAAAATAGCTACTGCGGAATTGGATTTGAGTAGAACCAAAGTGCTTGCTTCAATTCGTCGTTTGATTGATCAAGATAGAGTGAGTAAGCTACGTTCAACAGAAGATGAACGTAAAGTATATTTATTAATGAATGAAAAGAACGCTGCACATTACGAAGCATTATTAGATGAAATTGAATCATATACTGAATAA
- a CDS encoding Bax inhibitor-1/YccA family protein, translating to MAETAQHINKHKQQSKDKSKSHAYGKVWLFFVYYWIIFGIGCYFGQYLPLEWRRPLSFVLLGLVLITVIFNRARKYGLVISHIYAIVVGLLSFATFTTYMQNLGPEVFYKNVTLAIAGFMVFGIIGFFVIGNAASMGKYLFVTLVALIVASLIGMFIQNSLFHTIITVVGLLLFLLYTLYDFNRMKRGQFSPREMGFNLFINLLHIIKYVLRLANKFRR from the coding sequence TTGGCTGAAACTGCACAACATATAAATAAGCATAAACAACAGTCTAAAGATAAGTCTAAGTCTCATGCTTACGGAAAAGTATGGCTCTTTTTTGTCTATTACTGGATTATTTTTGGCATTGGTTGTTACTTCGGACAATACTTGCCGTTGGAATGGAGAAGGCCTTTATCTTTCGTGTTACTTGGTTTAGTTCTTATCACCGTTATTTTTAACAGAGCGCGTAAATATGGTTTAGTAATTTCTCACATATATGCAATTGTAGTAGGATTGCTATCATTCGCAACATTTACGACATATATGCAAAATTTAGGACCTGAAGTATTCTATAAAAATGTGACTCTTGCCATTGCAGGATTTATGGTGTTTGGTATTATAGGCTTTTTTGTAATTGGCAATGCCGCAAGTATGGGTAAATACTTATTTGTAACATTAGTAGCCCTAATTGTTGCAAGCTTGATTGGTATGTTTATTCAAAATTCATTGTTCCACACGATTATTACTGTGGTAGGTCTATTATTGTTCCTGCTTTACACCTTATACGACTTTAACCGTATGAAACGGGGTCAATTCTCACCAAGAGAAATGGGCTTTAATTTATTCATCAATTTATTACACATTATAAAATACGTTTTAAGACTAGCGAATAAATTTAGAAGATAA